One Chloroflexota bacterium DNA segment encodes these proteins:
- a CDS encoding O-antigen ligase family protein: MFNAQIGRSAGPRSFRFHPAWLLIPAGLAGAVMIGLFLGYFQSPRLALFLLAAAAGIIWIAAVVMRPEWALIFYTLFAVNLNSVDISFGGVRLSPDIVLMSLLLVGTLLRILIDRKPVGGLPISVPYLIFLAVPIVTLIWTPVKLESIKGIFRFVGYYALVWLIVDTIRTRVQVRRMVLALVVSALIPILIGFFQAATGGGQIIWAGAVFNRIYGLAGGPFTLAYYLVLIIPLLLVLFLAERGEDTDQLGDCSDVSWWFSRPLLFALMLAAVVALVLTFIRGAWIAMVASLLVLGLLEKKARFRQLLFSIPLVAGVALVAFAPLLNRVTQVSESDSTLFGRLDVWRFATEWITSNPLSLLGGLGMKAFENYYILQAGPASGGLYWRREKFLVGNRPHNEILGFMLDVGLIGTLAFIATLVVLVIVGFRVYRKAPDRMLRLLGLAFLISTVGMFVGAMGDNVFSQPTVAVYFWIMAGLVMAIDRYMLPEDQDPAPGSLTGDP, translated from the coding sequence GTGTTCAACGCTCAAATTGGTCGCTCAGCAGGCCCCCGCAGCTTTCGTTTCCATCCCGCCTGGTTGTTGATACCGGCAGGATTGGCTGGCGCGGTCATGATTGGCCTGTTTCTGGGTTATTTCCAATCCCCCAGGCTGGCCCTATTTTTGCTGGCTGCCGCCGCAGGGATCATCTGGATCGCCGCTGTTGTCATGCGGCCTGAATGGGCACTGATCTTCTACACCCTGTTTGCCGTCAACCTGAACAGCGTCGATATCTCGTTTGGCGGGGTACGCCTGAGCCCGGACATCGTGCTGATGTCCTTGCTGCTCGTCGGAACCTTACTCCGGATTCTGATTGATCGCAAGCCCGTGGGTGGACTGCCCATTTCGGTGCCCTATCTGATCTTTCTTGCGGTGCCCATCGTGACTTTGATCTGGACCCCGGTGAAACTGGAATCTATCAAGGGCATTTTTCGCTTTGTTGGCTATTACGCGCTGGTCTGGTTGATTGTCGACACGATCCGTACCCGGGTGCAGGTCAGACGAATGGTTTTGGCCCTGGTGGTTTCGGCGCTAATACCCATTTTGATCGGCTTTTTTCAGGCGGCAACCGGCGGAGGTCAAATCATCTGGGCGGGCGCGGTCTTTAACCGTATCTATGGTCTGGCAGGCGGGCCTTTCACACTGGCGTACTATCTGGTGTTGATCATCCCGTTGCTGCTGGTTCTTTTCCTTGCCGAGCGAGGCGAGGACACCGATCAGTTGGGTGACTGCTCGGACGTTTCATGGTGGTTCAGCCGGCCGCTGCTATTTGCGTTGATGCTGGCTGCTGTCGTGGCCCTGGTTTTGACGTTTATTCGCGGTGCATGGATTGCCATGGTGGCTTCCCTTCTTGTTCTGGGTTTGTTGGAGAAAAAGGCTCGCTTCCGCCAATTGCTCTTTTCCATTCCGTTGGTTGCGGGTGTGGCGTTGGTCGCATTTGCGCCTCTGCTCAACCGCGTTACCCAGGTTTCCGAAAGTGATAGTACCCTTTTCGGTCGCCTCGATGTTTGGCGTTTCGCAACCGAATGGATCACCAGCAATCCGTTGAGCCTTCTGGGTGGGCTGGGCATGAAAGCCTTCGAGAATTACTACATTCTTCAGGCGGGGCCCGCGTCCGGAGGCCTTTATTGGCGGCGGGAGAAGTTTCTGGTTGGCAACCGTCCCCACAACGAGATTCTTGGCTTCATGCTGGATGTGGGCCTGATCGGTACGCTGGCCTTCATTGCTACCCTCGTTGTGCTGGTCATCGTGGGGTTCCGCGTCTACCGGAAAGCGCCCGATCGAATGCTTCGGCTGTTGGGCCTTGCCTTTTTGATCAGCACTGTCGGCATGTTTGTCGGTGCCATGGGAGACAACGTCTTTTCCCAGCCCACGGTAGCGGTCTATTTCTGGATCATGGCCGGGCTTGTCATGGCAATCGATAGATACATGCTTCCTGAGGACCAGGACCCGGCGCCCGGCAGCTTGACTGGCGATCCATGA
- a CDS encoding alkaline phosphatase family protein — protein MDITTFSLASLLGMPRRYNHVLGTSLAAWYNSAAMQKPTVVPLSPVIVIGLDGATWDIARPLMETGCMPNLARLVARGTAGPLASTVPPISAAAWVTFLTGQNPGRHGVYQFRKFDLSTYGGYRDEFATSGDYQGRSLPELVSQRGGRVGSVGVPMTYPPFAVNGFLVSGFPRPFGPAPQVYPESMARDLGRWDEMPDNFNFSLSPEETARAADYWVQKYTDISLDALNEQEFDLFLIVWNSTDNIPHLFWKYADPDYPAYDAKGAQQFGQVINHQYEVADREIGRLLEAIPEPGETTIFVMSDHGMGPYPHRQVHLNAWLAGQGLLRRRAGTSGKSRRFNRMVSGLRRNLPTQWRERLRHRMPAGMRANLFARHMNLSNVDWSETQVYRFKIFPSVEGIVVNMVGRQSEGIVSPGDEYERLCEHLVEMLAELTDPDTGVPIVARASRREELFEGPYLDDIPDILVELTADYTGGAAIDGPLVTPMPMDQLSEYSASHHPTGLFVAAGPGVRQGEWLEGANIVDMAPTILYSMGLPISPAMDGNVLIDLFSPDARKPVAFEEYETQPAADGVQLSADEEAAIREQLAGLGYLRE, from the coding sequence GTGGACATCACAACCTTTTCGCTGGCTTCTTTATTGGGGATGCCCCGACGGTACAACCATGTTCTTGGCACATCATTGGCTGCGTGGTACAATTCCGCGGCTATGCAGAAGCCGACAGTTGTACCCCTTTCCCCGGTCATTGTCATCGGTCTCGACGGTGCGACCTGGGATATCGCCCGACCCCTGATGGAAACGGGTTGCATGCCCAATCTGGCCCGATTGGTTGCCCGGGGCACGGCAGGTCCGCTGGCGTCTACCGTGCCTCCGATCTCGGCCGCTGCCTGGGTGACCTTTCTGACCGGACAGAACCCAGGCCGACACGGGGTCTACCAGTTTCGAAAGTTCGACCTGAGTACCTATGGCGGCTACCGGGACGAGTTTGCCACCAGTGGCGACTATCAGGGGCGAAGTCTTCCTGAACTGGTGAGCCAGCGAGGTGGACGGGTCGGATCTGTCGGGGTGCCGATGACCTATCCGCCCTTTGCGGTCAACGGCTTCCTGGTCAGCGGCTTTCCCAGGCCGTTCGGCCCGGCGCCTCAGGTGTATCCTGAATCGATGGCGCGGGACTTGGGGCGTTGGGACGAGATGCCTGATAATTTCAACTTCTCGTTGTCCCCGGAGGAAACGGCCAGAGCTGCCGATTATTGGGTGCAGAAGTATACCGATATTTCGCTTGATGCCCTAAATGAACAGGAATTCGACCTCTTCCTGATCGTATGGAACAGTACCGATAACATCCCGCATCTGTTCTGGAAATATGCCGACCCCGATTATCCCGCCTACGATGCAAAAGGGGCGCAACAGTTCGGCCAGGTCATCAATCACCAATATGAGGTGGCAGATCGGGAAATCGGCCGGTTGCTCGAAGCCATCCCCGAACCGGGCGAGACAACCATTTTCGTGATGTCGGACCATGGCATGGGACCCTATCCCCACCGGCAAGTACATTTGAACGCGTGGTTGGCCGGACAGGGGCTGCTTCGCAGGCGAGCTGGCACCTCCGGTAAATCGCGTCGGTTCAACAGGATGGTTAGCGGATTGCGCCGTAACCTGCCCACCCAATGGCGCGAAAGGCTGCGGCACCGGATGCCTGCCGGGATGCGGGCCAACCTGTTTGCCAGGCATATGAATCTCAGCAATGTCGACTGGTCGGAAACCCAGGTGTACCGGTTCAAGATATTCCCCTCCGTCGAGGGGATTGTCGTCAACATGGTAGGGAGACAATCCGAGGGCATTGTGTCGCCTGGCGATGAATACGAGCGCCTCTGTGAGCACCTGGTCGAGATGTTGGCGGAGCTGACCGATCCCGATACCGGCGTCCCGATCGTTGCCAGGGCATCCCGGCGCGAGGAACTCTTTGAAGGACCCTACCTGGACGATATTCCGGATATACTGGTTGAGTTGACCGCCGACTACACCGGCGGTGCTGCGATCGATGGACCCCTGGTAACGCCCATGCCGATGGATCAGCTCAGCGAGTACAGCGCGAGCCACCACCCCACCGGGTTGTTCGTGGCAGCAGGACCGGGAGTCCGCCAGGGAGAGTGGCTGGAAGGAGCGAACATTGTCGACATGGCGCCCACCATTCTGTACTCGATGGGCTTGCCAATCTCACCCGCCATGGACGGCAACGTTCTCATAGACCTCTTCTCGCCGGATGCACGAAAGCCGGTGGCTTTCGAGGAATACGAGACGCAACCCGCCGCGGACGGGGTACAGTTGTCGGCAGATGAAGAGGCAGCCATCCGCGAGCAATTGGCCGGCCTCGGTTATTTGCGAGAATAG
- a CDS encoding alpha/beta hydrolase has product MKNEHNSDPTVDLFYSESGVGQPLVLLHGLGGTGNDWELQLPAFAPRYRSLSVDLRGHGRSPKPKGPYHITQFAGDVVKLLKNVDAYPAHVLGLSLGGAVAQQLAIDYPDAVRSLVLVNTLPRFVSSQWRYRLMGARRFANLYFQGMDKVAEDVAERLFPMLEQAPLRTEAISRLATNDMSAYRASIWAVARFDVTLLLDLIDCPALVVAGDRDITIPLEPKVALADSLPNAKFTMVYDSGHATPIDQPEVFNQAVLDFLESTGAGG; this is encoded by the coding sequence ATGAAAAACGAGCACAACTCGGACCCAACCGTCGATCTCTTCTACAGCGAAAGTGGCGTCGGACAGCCGCTGGTCCTGCTCCATGGCCTGGGCGGCACCGGCAATGACTGGGAACTCCAATTGCCTGCTTTTGCACCCAGATACCGGTCCCTCTCTGTCGACTTGAGAGGCCACGGTCGCTCGCCCAAGCCCAAGGGCCCCTACCACATAACCCAGTTTGCCGGCGACGTGGTCAAGCTGTTAAAGAACGTTGACGCCTATCCTGCCCATGTGTTGGGTCTTTCCCTGGGAGGTGCCGTCGCTCAACAGTTGGCTATCGATTATCCAGACGCGGTGCGCAGCCTGGTCCTGGTCAATACCCTGCCTCGCTTCGTATCATCGCAATGGCGCTACCGTTTGATGGGTGCCCGTCGCTTCGCCAACCTCTATTTCCAGGGCATGGACAAGGTGGCCGAAGATGTGGCTGAACGATTGTTTCCAATGCTGGAACAGGCACCCTTGCGAACGGAGGCTATTTCCAGACTGGCCACCAATGATATGTCGGCCTATCGAGCGAGCATCTGGGCGGTCGCCCGCTTCGATGTCACCTTGTTATTGGACTTGATTGACTGCCCCGCGCTGGTGGTTGCCGGCGACCGGGACATCACAATACCCCTGGAACCAAAGGTTGCCCTGGCCGACAGCCTGCCAAACGCCAAATTCACCATGGTCTATGACTCTGGGCACGCGACACCTATTGACCAGCCCGAAGTATTTAATCAGGCTGTGTTGGATTTCCTGGAGTCGACAGGTGCCGGCGGTTGA
- a CDS encoding M14 family zinc carboxypeptidase — MIRVATALFFAFLLIIQPLSALAAPTPQEGQPERYYVDIDYNTPSQAATLARLLPHWDEALEAGSTRLVLTQAEINLVRQQGYEVNILGPAPRSPEGWPACYNRLDSLFAWLQNFAATHPTLVDLVDYGDSWCKTQGGCTTTGGQWIPGDDLWVARITNELATGPKQGRLFVDAGMHAREIPTPELARAFIELLVDGYGTDPDITWMLDQREIYVVLSVNPDGRRLVEMGVGTEPPFTGNPWYWRKTGNNSYPDSSTCSWPPTSSNHYGTDPNRNHVFKWDEPGHSDYVCAQTYRGPGPASEPEIDAYETFVRSIIPDQRGEGDNDPAPPDTTGFLINLHNVVSGGIILVPWGWTTAPGPNNSQLETIAAKMGTYNGYGWSHSLYAVSGNTRDWGYGELGIPSYTIELDGNDFFTSCSLLPGIIDNMLPLLTYAASISDLPYQRVYGPDARNMAVSPGLVTSGETFDLSSEINDSQNGNQPVAAAEYYLVPQGAGVPGAPGSGMPMSPTDGSFNSPVEYAGAVVDTAGLGRGHYLALVRGLDSGGNWGPLSAQRIRVECFFADMDCSGLVDVNDVILTANAVQRAWTQGFFSDIFDINHAGSGDGVLDIVDIQTVAALFGSPAP; from the coding sequence ATGATTCGAGTTGCCACAGCATTGTTTTTTGCCTTTCTTCTGATCATCCAACCCCTCTCAGCGTTGGCTGCGCCAACACCCCAAGAGGGCCAGCCAGAGCGTTATTATGTCGATATCGACTACAACACGCCATCGCAAGCAGCGACTCTTGCCCGACTACTTCCCCACTGGGACGAGGCTCTGGAGGCTGGTTCCACTCGATTGGTCTTGACTCAAGCCGAAATCAATCTGGTGCGCCAGCAGGGATATGAGGTGAATATCCTGGGACCTGCACCCCGAAGTCCAGAGGGCTGGCCCGCTTGTTACAATCGCCTTGACAGTTTGTTTGCCTGGCTTCAAAACTTCGCGGCAACCCACCCAACCCTGGTCGACCTGGTTGACTACGGCGACAGTTGGTGCAAGACCCAGGGCGGCTGCACCACTACCGGCGGGCAATGGATACCCGGTGATGACCTTTGGGTGGCGCGCATAACCAATGAACTGGCCACCGGCCCCAAGCAAGGCCGGCTTTTCGTCGACGCCGGCATGCACGCCCGCGAGATACCGACCCCGGAATTGGCCAGGGCTTTCATCGAACTGCTGGTCGATGGCTACGGCACCGACCCTGATATCACCTGGATGCTCGATCAACGGGAGATTTACGTGGTTCTATCGGTCAACCCCGATGGACGCCGCCTGGTCGAGATGGGTGTGGGTACCGAACCTCCCTTTACCGGCAACCCCTGGTATTGGCGCAAGACAGGCAACAACAGCTATCCCGATTCCAGTACCTGCAGTTGGCCGCCCACCTCAAGCAACCACTATGGCACCGATCCCAACCGAAACCATGTTTTCAAATGGGATGAGCCCGGGCATAGCGACTATGTGTGCGCTCAAACCTATCGTGGTCCTGGTCCTGCCTCCGAACCGGAGATCGACGCCTATGAAACCTTCGTGCGTTCCATCATTCCTGACCAGCGCGGCGAAGGCGATAACGACCCGGCTCCGCCCGATACCACCGGATTCCTGATCAACCTGCACAACGTGGTGAGCGGGGGTATCATCCTGGTTCCCTGGGGCTGGACCACGGCGCCAGGACCCAACAACAGTCAATTGGAAACCATTGCAGCCAAGATGGGCACCTACAACGGCTATGGTTGGAGCCATTCCCTCTATGCCGTCAGTGGCAACACCCGCGATTGGGGCTACGGTGAACTGGGCATCCCCTCTTACACCATCGAGCTCGACGGCAACGACTTTTTCACCTCCTGTTCGCTGCTCCCCGGAATCATCGACAACATGCTGCCCCTCTTGACCTACGCAGCCAGCATTTCGGACCTTCCCTACCAGCGGGTCTACGGTCCAGACGCCCGCAACATGGCCGTCAGTCCGGGTCTGGTCACCAGCGGAGAGACCTTTGATCTTTCATCCGAGATCAACGACAGTCAGAACGGCAACCAGCCTGTGGCGGCAGCCGAGTATTACCTGGTGCCCCAGGGGGCAGGAGTGCCAGGGGCGCCAGGCAGTGGTATGCCAATGTCCCCAACGGATGGCAGCTTCAATTCCCCGGTCGAATACGCCGGGGCCGTCGTCGATACCGCAGGCCTGGGGCGCGGGCACTACCTTGCTCTGGTGCGCGGCCTGGACAGCGGCGGCAACTGGGGGCCCCTTTCTGCTCAGCGGATCAGGGTTGAGTGTTTCTTCGCCGATATGGATTGCAGTGGGCTGGTGGATGTCAACGATGTAATCCTCACCGCGAACGCCGTACAACGCGCCTGGACCCAGGGATTCTTCAGCGACATCTTCGACATCAACCATGCAGGCAGTGGCGACGGCGTCCTGGACATTGTCGACATTCAAACGGTAGCAGCCCTGTTTGGATCCCCTGCTCCGTGA
- a CDS encoding asparaginase produces the protein MNDNAIFPRSLPRICVMATGGTIAMRTEQRAGGPVPALKGRDLVAAAPGLDRVAQVRVEDFANIPSERMRPEHWCGLAQRVSAVLAEEQPDGIVILHGTDTMEETAFFLDITVPSPISIVFTGAMRAATDPDPDGPANILQAAAVAVDSGSRDRGVLIVMHGEIHSARRGTKIDTSDVDAFESVLEPDLGIVGDGLVQFSHIWTPHVHVPLPSSLPRVDIIPMYAGVDEFALRAALDRGAAGLVISSVGAGNVNEALYQGILEALYRSVPVVISTRVPFGGVRPIYAYAGGGTALLKAGAIFANDLNPQKSRVLLMTGLGAGYDHQSLRELFA, from the coding sequence ATGAACGACAATGCTATCTTTCCCCGGTCGCTTCCCCGCATATGTGTGATGGCTACCGGTGGCACTATCGCCATGCGGACCGAACAGCGGGCCGGCGGGCCTGTGCCTGCCCTGAAAGGACGCGACCTGGTGGCGGCGGCGCCCGGCCTGGATAGGGTTGCCCAGGTGCGGGTTGAGGACTTTGCCAACATTCCCAGCGAGCGAATGCGTCCCGAGCATTGGTGCGGCCTGGCCCAACGGGTTTCAGCAGTGCTTGCCGAAGAACAACCTGATGGCATCGTAATCCTCCATGGCACCGATACTATGGAGGAGACCGCCTTCTTCCTTGACATCACGGTCCCGAGCCCGATTTCCATCGTGTTCACTGGCGCCATGCGCGCGGCCACGGATCCCGATCCCGATGGTCCTGCCAATATCCTGCAGGCTGCTGCAGTGGCCGTCGATTCGGGCTCACGGGACAGGGGCGTCTTGATCGTGATGCATGGGGAAATTCACTCTGCGCGACGGGGTACCAAGATTGACACCTCCGATGTTGATGCCTTCGAGTCTGTTCTGGAACCCGATCTGGGCATCGTGGGCGACGGTCTTGTTCAGTTCAGCCACATCTGGACTCCCCACGTGCATGTCCCGCTGCCATCGTCGTTGCCCAGAGTGGACATCATCCCTATGTACGCCGGTGTGGATGAGTTTGCCCTGCGGGCGGCGCTGGATCGTGGCGCCGCTGGCCTGGTAATCTCCAGCGTGGGCGCCGGCAATGTGAACGAGGCCTTGTATCAGGGAATATTGGAAGCCTTGTATCGGAGTGTTCCGGTTGTGATTTCCACCAGGGTCCCTTTTGGGGGTGTTCGTCCCATCTACGCTTACGCGGGGGGTGGCACGGCGTTGCTCAAGGCGGGTGCAATCTTCGCCAACGATCTGAATCCCCAAAAGTCGCGGGTGCTGCTCATGACCGGGTTGGGCGCCGGCTACGACCACCAGTCCCTGCGCGAGCTTTTTGCCTGA
- a CDS encoding DUF2085 domain-containing protein — protein sequence MDKSPDKFDPQERHAANDGLKESPGAGDRILLLAGIAIIVATLFLSPGGLLDKADHVGYAVCHQIPVRSYFFGDRQLPLCARCSGQYLGALFGLVSMIAMGRGRAGRMPPTPIVVILAGFIAIWAFDGLNSYLTLFPGAPHLYEPSNFLRVTTGGLQGVALIALVWPFFNVSLWAKTSPRSSIGRLREVGLLLVVVALIVALVNSEFAPLLYPLALLSVAGTLIMLTLVNTMIVVLVLKKDGAVRNWREALPLVVAGLALSSVGLLIIVLGRSWLTDMFGLPL from the coding sequence ATGGACAAGAGCCCGGACAAATTCGATCCTCAGGAACGCCACGCGGCCAACGATGGTCTCAAGGAATCGCCAGGTGCGGGCGATCGGATTCTGTTGTTGGCAGGAATCGCGATCATCGTTGCCACGCTTTTCCTCTCTCCTGGCGGCTTGCTCGACAAGGCTGACCACGTCGGATATGCCGTCTGCCACCAGATTCCAGTTCGCTCCTATTTTTTCGGTGACCGGCAACTTCCCCTCTGTGCCCGCTGCAGTGGCCAATATCTGGGTGCCCTCTTCGGACTGGTTTCAATGATTGCCATGGGACGGGGGCGCGCCGGCCGGATGCCGCCGACTCCCATCGTCGTTATCCTGGCGGGTTTCATCGCTATCTGGGCCTTCGATGGCCTCAACTCCTATTTGACCCTGTTTCCCGGTGCCCCCCACCTATACGAACCCAGTAATTTTCTGCGCGTAACCACTGGCGGGCTGCAAGGGGTAGCATTGATTGCTCTTGTATGGCCCTTTTTCAACGTAAGCCTTTGGGCAAAAACCTCACCTCGCTCCAGCATCGGCAGGTTGCGGGAAGTCGGCCTGCTGCTTGTTGTCGTTGCATTGATCGTCGCGCTTGTCAACAGCGAGTTTGCGCCGCTACTCTATCCTTTGGCTCTCTTGAGCGTAGCCGGAACCCTGATCATGCTCACATTGGTGAACACCATGATCGTTGTTCTTGTCCTCAAAAAAGATGGCGCAGTGCGAAATTGGCGCGAGGCGCTGCCACTTGTGGTGGCAGGACTGGCACTGTCATCTGTTGGCCTGTTGATCATCGTTCTGGGCCGCTCGTGGTTGACTGACATGTTTGGCCTTCCCTTATAA
- a CDS encoding DUF4013 domain-containing protein, with the protein MMDIGLAFSYMFSDPKWLSKLLIGAVIILGSFLLSPILVGILGFFVVAGYTLEVLRNVRKGSQSPLPEWRDHWGQWLVLGIKLAIVVLVWSLPGIALGIPGSIGNTIAAEGGRAAWFGLTIGAFFSCLSLLWYIIVALVSPALYIRMAETQDISSGFEFNEILQFTRNNIADILVAVVVIFILGLVAAFAGTVVGTMLCVIGLAITLPAVGLYVNLVQSHLYAQIGNDKGRRQPATPEPTQPAEPVTAEVVDTGAASQ; encoded by the coding sequence ATGATGGATATTGGTTTGGCCTTCAGTTATATGTTTTCGGATCCGAAGTGGCTGAGTAAGCTGCTGATTGGTGCCGTCATCATTCTTGGCAGTTTTCTTTTGAGCCCCATTCTGGTCGGAATATTGGGGTTCTTCGTCGTCGCCGGCTACACCCTGGAAGTGCTTCGCAACGTCCGGAAAGGCTCTCAGTCACCCCTTCCCGAGTGGCGGGATCACTGGGGTCAATGGCTGGTGCTGGGTATTAAGCTCGCCATAGTGGTTCTCGTATGGTCGCTTCCGGGCATTGCTCTCGGCATCCCGGGCAGCATCGGCAATACCATTGCCGCAGAAGGTGGCAGGGCAGCCTGGTTCGGCTTGACGATCGGCGCCTTCTTCAGCTGTCTTTCCCTGCTCTGGTACATCATTGTTGCCCTCGTCAGCCCGGCACTGTACATCCGCATGGCCGAAACTCAAGACATCTCCAGCGGTTTCGAATTCAACGAGATACTCCAGTTCACCCGCAACAACATCGCGGACATCCTGGTAGCGGTGGTTGTCATCTTTATCCTGGGTTTGGTTGCTGCCTTCGCCGGTACGGTAGTGGGAACCATGTTGTGTGTGATCGGATTGGCCATCACCCTGCCCGCCGTGGGTCTCTATGTCAACCTGGTTCAGTCGCACCTCTACGCTCAGATTGGGAACGACAAGGGGCGACGCCAGCCGGCAACCCCAGAGCCAACCCAGCCGGCAGAACCGGTGACGGCCGAAGTCGTCGATACCGGCGCGGCCAGCCAATAA
- a CDS encoding DUF4013 domain-containing protein — protein sequence MDIGKSFTYMFEDPDWISKLAIGTAVLIISALLSPILIGVLGYFIVSGYGLDVLANVRGGDKTPMPAWKDKWGEWLIKGFKVWVATIVWALPAILLGIFIFFGGVIAGNEGGEAIGAVIMACFGCLSLLWALVVFVASPGIYIRLAETGELSEALHFGDIIEFTRDNLGEVLIAIIVTFLASMAVSLVAGMVGLLLCGIGVLILGPLAQLIIMLIQMHLYAQVGTGTLDMVEYEPDDLAPANDTLTTPLEPAPEAQ from the coding sequence ATGGATATCGGCAAGTCTTTCACTTATATGTTTGAGGATCCCGATTGGATTAGCAAGCTCGCGATCGGCACAGCGGTGCTGATCATCAGCGCTCTGCTGTCACCTATTCTCATCGGGGTATTGGGTTATTTCATTGTTAGCGGCTACGGACTCGACGTTCTTGCCAATGTACGTGGCGGTGACAAGACCCCCATGCCCGCCTGGAAGGACAAATGGGGTGAATGGCTCATCAAAGGCTTCAAAGTTTGGGTCGCAACCATTGTCTGGGCTCTTCCGGCAATCCTGCTTGGGATATTCATCTTTTTTGGCGGCGTAATCGCTGGCAATGAAGGGGGAGAGGCCATCGGAGCGGTCATCATGGCCTGCTTTGGCTGTCTCAGTCTGCTCTGGGCACTGGTGGTTTTCGTGGCATCGCCCGGCATCTACATTCGACTTGCAGAAACAGGCGAATTGAGTGAAGCACTCCACTTCGGCGACATCATCGAGTTTACGCGGGATAACCTGGGTGAGGTCCTGATAGCGATCATCGTGACCTTTCTGGCCTCGATGGCCGTCTCTCTGGTCGCGGGAATGGTCGGTTTGCTGCTCTGCGGCATCGGGGTGTTGATCCTCGGGCCTTTGGCTCAGCTGATCATCATGCTCATCCAGATGCATCTGTACGCGCAGGTCGGCACCGGAACGCTGGATATGGTTGAATACGAGCCCGACGACCTGGCGCCAGCGAACGATACATTGACAACACCGTTGGAACCGGCGCCAGAAGCTCAGTAA